AGACAAGTGAATTATTTGGATGAAGAAGAGGATCGACTGGCTATAATAATCCCTTCATTATTAATGATGCAAGATACTGAAAAGGAAATCCAATTATGGATTGGCAACATAAGGGAAGTAGTCGAAACTCGACTGGATGAAAATATAGGACTAATCGGAGCTTATCACACTCAAAGAACAGTTAAGAATTTTTTGAAGTCAGTTTATCTGATTTTGAGGTCTAAAGAACAAGGTGGGAAAGTGAACAACGATGTTTTTAAAATTCTTGAAAAATGGATGTACCTTCGTTAGAAGTAATAAATTCTAAAATTGTCTAATGATGAAAAGGGGATTAAAGAAGATGAATGAAGCAGCACAAACATATTGGAATGAATATTGGGAGGATGGAGAGAAACCAATCTCAGTTAGTTCGGGTATGTTTGGCGATACACCGGATTTACTTGCCCAGCTAGTTATTTCTGGTATGAAGACAGCGACTTGTTCAGGTTATGTTTTCTACGAGATGGATAATACTCCATTGCCGACTACCGATGATTACTTTATTATTTTGAATCATAAAGAACAGCCAGTTGCTATTATTAAGACTGTTGAGGTAACGCTTATTCCAATGAATGAAGTGACAGAAGAATTTGCGATTGCTGAAGGGGATGGTTCTTATGAGAATTGGATATCGATTCATAAGAGGTATTTCACAGGTGAGTTACAAAAAGTTGGACTTGAATTTAGTGAGGACATGCTTCTTGTTTGCGAGCGATTTACGTTAATTGATGTAAAGGCCAAATAAACAAAAAGAAATTATATTGAGCAAAAATTATAGTATTAGATCTAGGTGAATTACAAGTAACTTTAAAAGATAGGTGAGAAACGCCCAGACGTTCAGGAAACTGGATAGTTATGTAAGACTTGAATTGATTTCTCGGAACTTTGGAAAGTGGGCGTCTGTTCAAAACAACCTTATACTAGTTGATGTATTAAAATAGCAATTATCAGCATAAAATTAGTATCGAATATAATGGGGGAATTTTGTGCAAACGAAACAAAAAGAAAGAGTAATTTGTTCAATTGAAAAGTCATTCAAAAGTTTTGTATTGAAAGATAAGAAGTTGAAGAGTGCATTTTTAATGGTTCATTCAGAAAAGAATGATATCCATTTGAACATTGCTGGAGGGTCCATGAAAAAAAATCAGCCGGCATATATGGCGAGTGTTGGAAAAGTCTTTACGTCAGTTTTGATTAATTTGTTATATGAGAACGATCAATTGTCGTTCGATGACGGCATTACGAAATACTTAGATCCAATATTGGTCAATAATCTTCATGTTTATAAAGGTAAAGATTATACCGATAGCATTAAAATTAAGCATCTACTAAATCACACTTCTGGTTTGTCTGATAACTTCTACCTGTTACTAAACAAGCTTTTAGTTGATCGACACTTCAAGATAAGCCCCGAAGAAGCAATTGCTTGGGGAAAAATACATCAAGACCCACATTTCCCACCAGGTAAAGGATTCAAATATAGCAATACAAACTATCAGCTATTAGGATTAATTATTGAAAAAGTTAAAGGAATACCTTTTCATATAGCTATGAAACAATATATCTTTGAGCCTCTCGGGATGATGAATTCTTCTGTCCTCCACAATTCTGAGCCATTGGATAAAGACACCCAACCCTTGGCGGACTTTTATTTCAATGAAAACAACATCACTAACCACAAAGGATATGCTGACCTTGCCTACGCTGGAGGTAATGTAGTATCTACTGGTGAAGATTTATTGAAATTTATAAAAGCGTTAGTAACCTATCAATTGGTGAAACAGGAAACACTCGAGAAAATGATGGACGATAAAGTGAGATATGGTCTAGGAATTGAGTACGGATATGGCATTATGCAGTTTAAAACAGTTCCACTGCTTATGCCGGAAATTTTTAATGTGTGGGGTCATGCGGGTGCTACAGGCGCCTATATGTTTTATCACCCGAAAATGGACACCTATCTAATTGGCACGTTTAATGACTTTTCCTATGAGAGAAAAGGTGTCAAATTTATGTTAATGAAAGTTATAAACCAATTAAAGAAACTGAATGCAGAAATGTGATTTGTCGAGTATTAGAAATCGATGCATCTTAGGTTAGGAGGTAACTAGTATAAAAATTATTCGGATGAATGAAATAAAAGGTAAAAGCATCACGCAATATGACTCAAAGATGATTATGCGCAAAATTTTAATGACCGATAAGTCAACTCATGTTGGAATTATGCAATTAGATAAGGGGGGAATTGTTGGCTATCATGATGCTACAGTTCCGCAAATACTGCTAATTATTGAAGGCGAGGGATGGGTTCGAAGCGGTACAAGTCGAAAAGTGAGAGTCGTCGCTGGAGACGCGGTACTATGGGAGACAGGAGAGGGGCATGAAACAACTTCCGAGATGGGATTGAAAGCGATTGTCATTGAATCGGAGGGTTTGGAAATCAGTTCGTTTTAGAAAGGGATGAAGTTATGCTGTATCGTCGGAAAACTTATCAGATCGAACCATCCTTGTATGAAACATTTACACATTTCTTTCACACATATTTGCTCCCCAATCAATTGACGAATGGTGCTCAATTGATTGGGAGGTGGGTCAATGAAGAGCGAACAGAAATCATGGCTATGTGGAAGTATGCAGATAGAGCTCATTATGAAGCGATAGACGCTGCTATCAGGGATTCAGAATTGCATGTAGAAGCGCAAACCTATCGGAAAACACTGCCTCCTTTATTTTTATCGTCAAACGAGGAATTTTTTATTTCTACCGGTGATTACGAGCAATAGATACAAGATCCTTTACATCCGAAAACAAAGTGTACCTAAATCGGAGCATAAATAATTCTTACTAGCATTTATAATAAGGAATAATTTATCACTTAGGGGGATGAATGAAATAGATAAATCATGTTTCATTTGCGATAAACATGCAGGGCTGATCACAACAGAAGGGGTAATGGTCTATGAGGATGATTATGTTTATGTCGGTCATATAGATTATAATGGGGAGCAAGGTTATTTAGGGCATCTTATGATTGACTTGAAAAGACACGCGCCTACACTTGGGGATATGACGTTGAAAGAAGCGAAGTCATTCGGTGTAATAGTTGCTAGAGTTAGTAAGGCATTAATGGTGAGTGAAGGTGCTGAACATATCTATTCATTA
This genomic window from Sporosarcina sp. Marseille-Q4063 contains:
- a CDS encoding ASCH domain-containing protein, whose product is MNEAAQTYWNEYWEDGEKPISVSSGMFGDTPDLLAQLVISGMKTATCSGYVFYEMDNTPLPTTDDYFIILNHKEQPVAIIKTVEVTLIPMNEVTEEFAIAEGDGSYENWISIHKRYFTGELQKVGLEFSEDMLLVCERFTLIDVKAK
- a CDS encoding serine hydrolase; the protein is MQTKQKERVICSIEKSFKSFVLKDKKLKSAFLMVHSEKNDIHLNIAGGSMKKNQPAYMASVGKVFTSVLINLLYENDQLSFDDGITKYLDPILVNNLHVYKGKDYTDSIKIKHLLNHTSGLSDNFYLLLNKLLVDRHFKISPEEAIAWGKIHQDPHFPPGKGFKYSNTNYQLLGLIIEKVKGIPFHIAMKQYIFEPLGMMNSSVLHNSEPLDKDTQPLADFYFNENNITNHKGYADLAYAGGNVVSTGEDLLKFIKALVTYQLVKQETLEKMMDDKVRYGLGIEYGYGIMQFKTVPLLMPEIFNVWGHAGATGAYMFYHPKMDTYLIGTFNDFSYERKGVKFMLMKVINQLKKLNAEM
- a CDS encoding cupin, translated to MNEIKGKSITQYDSKMIMRKILMTDKSTHVGIMQLDKGGIVGYHDATVPQILLIIEGEGWVRSGTSRKVRVVAGDAVLWETGEGHETTSEMGLKAIVIESEGLEISSF
- a CDS encoding NIPSNAP family protein, whose translation is MLYRRKTYQIEPSLYETFTHFFHTYLLPNQLTNGAQLIGRWVNEERTEIMAMWKYADRAHYEAIDAAIRDSELHVEAQTYRKTLPPLFLSSNEEFFISTGDYEQ
- a CDS encoding HIT family protein, coding for MNEIDKSCFICDKHAGLITTEGVMVYEDDYVYVGHIDYNGEQGYLGHLMIDLKRHAPTLGDMTLKEAKSFGVIVARVSKALMVSEGAEHIYSLVSGNSVPHLHMHIVPRYPDTPKQFWGPMSVHEWSKAPIGGKVETSELCLRIKTYLETYAHE